Proteins from a genomic interval of Gordonia sp. SL306:
- a CDS encoding putative nucleotidyltransferase substrate binding domain-containing protein — protein MSDTEGRIPPEKLTVARRRDHGVPERGTVDDLLVTEPVVGSQAMTVREAAALMTERRQEYVLIPLGDQEYGLLTDADIRSRVVATGRGIDTPVGDLVTVPVHGVRRDTAAVDALTELLDRELTVIPVVDSTGDVVGVVAAADFIAAPSGPGMSLRGQVSRASTIDDLQARAQRVPYLLADLLRRGQPVHEITAVASLIHDAVVRRALELVLTRHPDLDSDAVTWLSLGSNARREPVLTSDMDSAVSLDDAVGDDGIVAYRSAFAEVDEILRGSGMAIDENGAIASKPLFARTHAQWRAAARDWIEAPLENKGMIFTSLLLDGRPIWGDEGLSAVGEVFTDLRSHPGTMGLLLAEALSYKARLRSMRDMLARRGDTFDIKAHALTPLVNIARWAALSVESTELNTRSRLRAAAGSPMLPADHATTLVEVFDVLQRVRLTYQVAQFDRGEPVSDLLTMKRLSPLDRSLVAQAVREIAGVQRRMVNLSHYMPITDQS, from the coding sequence GTGTCGGACACCGAGGGCAGGATTCCCCCCGAGAAGCTCACCGTCGCGCGCCGACGAGATCACGGCGTACCCGAACGGGGAACCGTCGACGACCTGCTGGTGACCGAGCCCGTCGTCGGGTCGCAGGCGATGACCGTGCGGGAGGCGGCCGCTCTGATGACCGAGCGTCGCCAGGAATACGTGCTGATCCCGTTGGGGGATCAGGAGTACGGGCTGCTCACCGACGCCGACATCCGGTCGCGGGTGGTGGCGACGGGGCGCGGCATCGACACTCCCGTCGGCGATCTGGTCACCGTCCCGGTGCATGGTGTGCGCCGTGACACCGCCGCCGTCGACGCGCTCACCGAACTGCTCGACCGGGAGCTGACAGTGATCCCGGTCGTCGATTCGACCGGCGACGTCGTCGGTGTGGTGGCGGCGGCGGACTTCATCGCGGCACCCTCGGGTCCGGGAATGTCGCTGCGCGGGCAGGTGTCCCGTGCCTCGACGATCGACGACCTGCAGGCGCGGGCGCAGCGCGTGCCATATCTGCTCGCCGACCTGCTGCGCCGTGGACAGCCCGTCCACGAGATCACCGCGGTGGCGTCACTGATTCACGACGCCGTCGTCCGGCGTGCTCTGGAGCTCGTGCTCACCCGACATCCGGACCTGGACTCCGATGCGGTAACCTGGCTCTCGCTGGGCAGCAATGCCCGCCGCGAACCGGTGTTGACCTCCGACATGGATTCCGCCGTGTCACTCGACGACGCGGTAGGCGACGACGGGATCGTCGCGTACCGGTCCGCGTTCGCCGAGGTCGACGAGATTCTCCGAGGGTCAGGGATGGCGATCGACGAGAACGGTGCGATCGCCTCCAAGCCACTGTTCGCCCGGACACACGCGCAGTGGCGTGCGGCCGCACGGGACTGGATCGAGGCGCCGCTGGAGAACAAGGGGATGATCTTCACGTCACTGCTGCTCGACGGGCGCCCGATCTGGGGTGACGAGGGATTGTCGGCGGTCGGGGAAGTCTTCACCGACCTGCGTTCCCATCCGGGCACGATGGGCCTCCTGCTGGCGGAGGCCTTGTCCTACAAGGCGAGATTGCGCTCGATGCGCGACATGCTGGCCCGGCGCGGCGACACCTTCGACATCAAGGCCCATGCGCTCACACCGCTGGTGAACATCGCTCGATGGGCCGCACTGAGCGTCGAGAGCACCGAGTTGAACACGCGATCGCGACTACGGGCGGCCGCAGGCAGTCCGATGTTGCCGGCGGACCACGCGACCACCCTGGTCGAGGTCTTCGATGTGCTGCAAAGGGTCCGGCTCACCTATCAGGTGGCGCAGTTCGACCGGGGTGAGCCGGTGAGCGACCTGCTCACCATGAAGCGGCTCTCGCCGCTCGATCGCAGTCTCGTTGCCCAGGCGGTCCGCGAGATCGCGGGTGTCCAGCGCCGGATGGTCAACCTGAGCCATTACATGCCGATCACCGACCAGTCGTAG
- a CDS encoding NRDE family protein, with amino-acid sequence MCLILFAWNTDPDQRLVVAANRDEYHRRKTAPLSRWPDLPIIGGRDRVAGGTWMGLDAVNPSRVAMVTNVRVGRPGAPGPRSRGALPVQFLVGADGPGAFAQRLRREGHAYLPVNLLVGDEHELWWITNWPEPHAERVEVGVHGLSNGALDSDWPKVTDGRATMTQLLSRPGGTATVEPYLNLLADRRRPAVDRLPDTGVADELEADLSPIFIDMRGYGTRASTVLRIGRDGRGDITERRFTYRGRRRGTSAIRF; translated from the coding sequence TTGTGTCTCATTCTGTTCGCCTGGAACACCGATCCGGATCAGCGACTCGTGGTGGCGGCGAACCGGGACGAGTACCACCGCCGGAAGACGGCGCCGCTGTCGCGCTGGCCCGACCTGCCGATCATCGGGGGACGCGATCGCGTCGCGGGCGGGACCTGGATGGGTCTCGACGCCGTGAATCCGTCGCGCGTCGCGATGGTGACCAACGTGCGGGTGGGCAGGCCGGGCGCACCGGGCCCGCGCTCCCGCGGCGCGTTACCGGTGCAATTCCTCGTGGGCGCCGATGGCCCCGGCGCGTTCGCGCAGCGGCTGCGCCGGGAGGGACACGCGTATCTCCCGGTGAATCTGCTCGTCGGCGACGAGCACGAACTGTGGTGGATCACCAACTGGCCGGAGCCGCACGCCGAACGCGTCGAGGTGGGGGTGCACGGCCTCTCCAACGGCGCGCTCGACAGCGATTGGCCGAAGGTCACCGACGGGCGCGCGACGATGACGCAGTTGCTGTCGCGGCCCGGCGGGACGGCAACCGTCGAGCCCTACCTGAACCTGCTCGCCGATCGGCGCCGTCCCGCCGTCGATCGGCTGCCCGACACCGGGGTCGCGGACGAGCTCGAGGCCGATCTGTCGCCGATCTTCATCGACATGCGTGGCTACGGAACGCGAGCCTCGACCGTCCTGCGGATCGGTCGAGACGGGCGCGGTGACATCACCGAGCGCCGCTTCACCTACCGCGGCCGTCGTCGAGGAACCAGCGCCATCCGCTTCTGA